A window of Haliscomenobacter hydrossis DSM 1100 contains these coding sequences:
- a CDS encoding alpha/beta hydrolase-fold protein translates to MKKAPLFLTFCLLAMLAFSQGKVEKGNIVIGKIDSVQSTILGENRKIWVHVPDGGASQKYPVVYVLDGDGHFSSVVGMIQQLNSVNGNTMCPKMIVVGIPNTDRTRDLTPTHIDADLPMMDSAFAKTSGGGENFIAFMEKELMPYIEAKYPTAPYKMLIGHSFGGLAVMQTFTHHNHLFNSYICIDPSMWWDKQKLLKQTQKVLAEKKFEGKSLYLGIANTLEDGMDINKVQKDTSVATKHIRSILALQAAFEKNKQNGLKYRGKYYADDTHGSIPLITEYDALRFFFDYFPMKITMKDYFDSTGAFSEKYRSHYANLSKKMGYTMKPDEMEINYEGYDFLSRKLYKTAESLFKLNVDYYPESFNVYDSYADYLIAIGDKENAIVQLKKALAINENEGSRKKLTDLEGAKK, encoded by the coding sequence ATGAAAAAAGCACCTTTATTCCTCACTTTTTGTCTTTTGGCGATGCTTGCTTTTTCTCAAGGAAAAGTGGAAAAAGGAAACATCGTCATCGGCAAAATAGACAGCGTCCAATCTACTATTTTGGGCGAAAACAGAAAGATTTGGGTGCATGTGCCTGATGGTGGTGCCAGCCAAAAATATCCCGTCGTGTATGTATTGGACGGCGATGGACATTTTTCATCAGTAGTTGGAATGATTCAACAATTGAATAGTGTCAATGGCAATACGATGTGCCCCAAAATGATTGTGGTGGGCATCCCCAACACTGACCGAACCAGGGATTTGACACCGACGCATATTGATGCCGACCTGCCAATGATGGACAGTGCCTTCGCTAAAACATCGGGGGGCGGTGAAAATTTTATTGCTTTTATGGAAAAGGAATTAATGCCGTACATCGAAGCAAAATACCCTACAGCACCTTACAAAATGCTCATCGGGCATTCTTTTGGTGGCTTGGCGGTGATGCAAACTTTTACACACCACAATCATTTGTTCAACTCCTACATCTGCATTGACCCAAGTATGTGGTGGGATAAGCAAAAACTATTGAAACAAACGCAAAAGGTTTTAGCCGAAAAGAAGTTTGAAGGAAAATCCTTGTATCTGGGCATTGCCAATACTTTGGAAGATGGCATGGATATAAATAAGGTGCAAAAAGATACGTCGGTTGCAACAAAACATATCCGTTCCATATTGGCATTGCAAGCCGCTTTTGAAAAAAATAAGCAAAATGGCTTAAAATATCGGGGTAAATACTACGCCGATGATACGCACGGTTCGATCCCACTCATCACGGAATACGATGCGTTGCGCTTTTTCTTCGATTATTTCCCTATGAAAATCACGATGAAGGATTATTTTGATTCAACTGGTGCTTTCTCGGAGAAATATAGGAGTCATTATGCCAATCTATCCAAAAAAATGGGCTATACCATGAAGCCTGATGAAATGGAGATCAATTATGAGGGCTATGATTTTTTAAGCAGAAAGCTCTATAAAACGGCTGAAAGTCTTTTCAAACTCAATGTGGATTATTACCCCGAAAGTTTCAATGTCTACGATTCCTACGCCGATTATTTAATCGCCATCGGGGATAAGGAAAATGCCATTGTTCAATTGAAAAAAGCCTTGGCTATCAATGAAAATGAAGGGTCGAGGAAAAAATTGACGGATTTGGAAGGGGCTAAAAAATAA
- a CDS encoding CHAT domain-containing protein, whose product MRNYLCLALCLITGLLSAQTVDSVALRRVDSLIQVSRTLSSKREFDKALEVNAAAEKLALEKLGKESAAYGNCAFNRGRVNALKRDNSEAEKWYLEAIAIREKVLGKQHSDYAGALNNLAILYKSMGKYDQAEPLYLEAMETRKKALGKEHPNYAASLYNLALFFQDIGKYEKAELLLLEAKDIFGKVRGKEHPDYAASMNGLALIYMDMGKYENAEALYLEATTIREKVQGKDNSDYAESLNNLASLYRSMGNYEKAEQLHLQAIAIKGKILRKEHPSYALSLNNLAILYRAMGSYEKAEQLYLEATTIKEKTLGKEHPGYALSLNNLAILYWIMGNYEKAEPLYLQAIAIREKKLGKEHPEYASSLNNLALLYLDMGRYEMVESLQLQAKVIREKALGAAHPDFAESLGNLAILYMANNNYAKAESFYIECSQANQSLLEKAIRHLSERELGKYLNKFSESQDQALSFVKLSTSKEATAACFDNSLFYKGFLLQTGGQLKRLSLSDPTAAENFNLLKSYERRLATQYSQPIAQRDSAAIADLEAKANDLEKDLAQTVAGFGQALRQVKWQEVQTALKPGEAAIEFVSYRFYHKNKTDSTLYAALLLLPGKDSPKFIPLFEEKQLTALLKTDGSPQAPFYNDLYANDKKGEQLYDLIWKPISGALPQGATVYCSPSGLLHRLNLGAIPTPDGKTLAEKNRLSILGSTRQLVVPPLPTTQQSATAQLYGGIQYDATPTVAINTTAKPEDLAARSGPDITQNDSTLRGENWNYLRWTEVEISAAANVMKSKGIVSNLKKGSEATEESFKALGEGSPSPRILHVATHGFFFPDPKELKPGEGQAIGEKTFKVSDNPMIRSGLLLAGGNHAWKTGNPLRPELEDGILTAYEISQMNLSNTELVVLSACETGLGDLVGNEGVYGLQRAFKIAGAKYLIMSLWQVPDFQTQVFMTAFYKHWLEGKMAVPEAFRATQAELRGKYSGEAFKWAGFVLVE is encoded by the coding sequence ATGAGAAACTACTTATGCCTGGCTTTGTGCCTGATCACAGGTTTGTTGAGTGCACAAACGGTGGATTCGGTGGCGCTGCGGCGGGTGGATAGCCTTATCCAGGTTTCGCGTACACTTAGCAGTAAGCGGGAATTTGACAAAGCACTCGAAGTGAATGCTGCCGCTGAAAAACTGGCCCTCGAAAAACTGGGAAAAGAATCAGCAGCATATGGCAATTGCGCTTTCAATCGGGGCCGAGTGAATGCCCTTAAAAGGGACAACTCAGAGGCCGAAAAGTGGTACCTCGAAGCCATTGCCATTCGGGAAAAAGTATTGGGAAAGCAACACTCCGATTATGCCGGAGCCTTGAATAACCTGGCCATTCTTTACAAATCCATGGGCAAGTATGACCAAGCCGAGCCACTCTACCTTGAGGCCATGGAAACCCGAAAAAAAGCATTGGGCAAAGAGCACCCTAATTATGCCGCCAGCCTATACAATCTGGCACTCTTTTTTCAGGATATCGGCAAGTACGAAAAAGCCGAATTGCTGCTACTTGAAGCCAAAGACATCTTTGGAAAGGTTCGAGGCAAGGAGCATCCCGATTATGCAGCCAGTATGAACGGCCTCGCGCTCATTTACATGGATATGGGCAAGTACGAAAATGCCGAAGCACTTTACCTGGAAGCCACAACCATCCGGGAGAAGGTACAGGGCAAAGACAATTCCGATTATGCCGAAAGTCTGAACAACCTGGCAAGCTTGTACAGATCCATGGGCAACTACGAAAAAGCCGAACAGCTCCACCTCCAAGCCATAGCGATTAAGGGAAAAATACTCAGAAAAGAGCACCCAAGTTATGCCCTGAGTCTGAACAACCTCGCGATTCTTTATCGGGCCATGGGCAGCTATGAAAAAGCCGAACAGCTCTACCTGGAAGCCACGACAATCAAGGAAAAAACACTCGGAAAGGAGCACCCCGGCTATGCCCTAAGCCTGAATAACCTCGCAATCCTTTACTGGATTATGGGCAACTATGAAAAAGCTGAACCACTCTACCTCCAAGCCATTGCCATCCGGGAAAAAAAACTAGGAAAAGAACATCCTGAATATGCCTCAAGCCTGAACAACTTGGCACTTCTTTATCTTGACATGGGCCGATATGAAATGGTTGAGTCACTTCAGCTTCAAGCAAAAGTTATCCGGGAAAAAGCCTTGGGGGCAGCACATCCGGACTTTGCTGAAAGCCTGGGCAACCTCGCAATCCTTTACATGGCCAACAACAACTACGCAAAGGCCGAGTCCTTCTATATCGAATGTTCGCAGGCGAATCAATCCCTGTTGGAAAAAGCGATACGCCATCTCTCTGAGCGCGAATTGGGCAAGTACCTGAATAAATTTTCCGAAAGCCAAGATCAAGCCCTCTCTTTTGTAAAACTGTCCACCAGTAAAGAAGCAACAGCAGCCTGTTTTGACAATTCTTTGTTTTACAAGGGCTTCCTACTCCAGACTGGGGGACAACTTAAACGTTTATCCCTTTCTGATCCAACTGCCGCTGAAAACTTCAACCTGCTCAAATCCTACGAACGGCGTCTCGCTACCCAGTATTCCCAGCCTATCGCCCAACGTGATAGCGCGGCCATAGCCGACCTCGAAGCTAAAGCCAACGACCTCGAAAAGGACCTCGCCCAAACAGTAGCAGGCTTCGGCCAGGCCTTGCGGCAAGTCAAGTGGCAGGAAGTTCAAACAGCTTTGAAACCCGGCGAAGCAGCGATCGAGTTTGTCAGCTATCGTTTTTATCACAAAAATAAAACCGACAGTACGCTGTACGCCGCTCTACTCCTCTTGCCGGGCAAGGATTCCCCAAAGTTCATCCCTCTTTTTGAAGAAAAACAACTCACCGCACTGCTTAAAACTGATGGCAGCCCACAAGCCCCTTTTTACAACGATCTTTACGCCAATGACAAAAAAGGCGAGCAACTTTACGATTTGATCTGGAAACCCATCTCGGGTGCTTTACCACAAGGAGCCACCGTGTATTGCTCTCCCTCTGGCCTGCTGCACCGCCTCAATCTGGGCGCCATCCCCACGCCCGATGGCAAAACCTTGGCCGAAAAAAACCGTCTGAGCATACTGGGTAGCACCCGCCAGTTGGTCGTCCCTCCCCTCCCCACCACCCAGCAAAGCGCTACCGCCCAACTCTACGGCGGCATCCAATACGACGCCACACCTACCGTAGCAATCAACACGACTGCAAAACCCGAGGACCTGGCTGCCCGTAGCGGCCCCGATATCACCCAAAACGACTCCACCCTGCGCGGCGAAAATTGGAACTACCTCCGCTGGACTGAAGTAGAAATTAGCGCCGCCGCCAATGTGATGAAAAGCAAAGGCATCGTGTCTAACCTGAAAAAAGGCAGCGAAGCGACCGAAGAATCCTTCAAAGCCCTGGGCGAAGGAAGCCCATCACCGCGCATCCTGCACGTGGCGACCCACGGCTTTTTCTTTCCCGATCCAAAAGAGTTGAAGCCGGGTGAGGGGCAGGCCATTGGCGAAAAAACCTTCAAAGTATCCGACAACCCCATGATCCGCTCGGGCCTGTTACTGGCGGGCGGCAACCACGCCTGGAAAACGGGCAACCCCCTGCGCCCCGAACTGGAAGACGGCATCCTCACCGCCTACGAAATCAGCCAGATGAACCTCTCCAACACCGAACTCGTGGTACTCTCCGCCTGCGAAACGGGCCTCGGCGACCTCGTAGGCAACGAAGGGGTATATGGCTTGCAACGCGCCTTCAAGATTGCGGGCGCGAAGTACCTCATCATGTCGCTCTGGCAGGTGCCCGATTTTCAGACGCAGGTGTTTATGACGGCTTTTTACAAGCATTGGCTGGAGGGGAAAATGGCGGTACCCGAGGCGTTTCGGGCTACGCAGGCGGAACTGCGGGGGAAGTACAGCGGCGAGGCGTTTAAGTGGGCGGGCTTTGTGCTGGTGGAGTGA
- a CDS encoding DUF418 domain-containing protein — MGGKEQKLPGTLPADYFFRRQLWLILFSLFDVFILLWDGDILLEYACFGMLMYSFRKLTPNALLIGAALCFLFMLARENRNLYQNKKIIEQGETVAAIDTSVTKLTLLQKEQLEAMQAFKEKSTRSSKIKKMELAKEKMLGSYQNLYDERTTSYIDAEFNYLFLVCWDVLIFMFLGMAFFKMGILTGDASVKVYALMCVVGLGAGLFFSYLKLQHSIDFKFNAYELTKNTSFAFNELSRTLRSIGFLGFIMLLYKSGLFKWLFELLRPVGQMAFTNYLMQSLMCGLFFYGIGLGYYGQLERYEIYYVVAAVWTIQIIYSNIWLRFFRFGPFEWAWRSLTYWKVQPMWR, encoded by the coding sequence GTGGGGGGAAAAGAGCAAAAATTACCCGGCACACTACCCGCTGATTACTTCTTTCGCCGTCAGTTGTGGCTCATCCTATTTTCATTGTTTGATGTTTTCATCTTGTTGTGGGATGGCGATATTTTATTGGAATATGCCTGTTTTGGAATGCTCATGTATTCTTTTAGAAAATTAACTCCAAATGCATTATTGATAGGTGCTGCGCTTTGTTTCCTTTTTATGCTGGCAAGAGAAAACAGGAATTTATACCAAAACAAAAAAATAATTGAACAGGGGGAAACAGTTGCTGCGATAGACACAAGCGTTACAAAATTGACACTTCTGCAAAAAGAGCAGTTGGAAGCGATGCAGGCTTTTAAAGAGAAAAGCACGAGGTCGTCTAAAATCAAAAAAATGGAATTGGCAAAAGAGAAAATGCTGGGAAGCTATCAAAATTTGTACGATGAAAGAACGACCAGCTATATCGACGCAGAATTCAACTATCTTTTTTTGGTTTGTTGGGATGTGCTGATTTTTATGTTTTTAGGCATGGCATTTTTCAAAATGGGTATCCTTACGGGTGATGCATCCGTAAAAGTATATGCCTTGATGTGTGTGGTTGGGCTGGGTGCTGGGCTTTTCTTTTCCTATTTAAAATTACAACACAGCATTGATTTTAAGTTTAACGCTTACGAACTCACTAAGAATACTTCGTTTGCATTTAATGAGCTGTCGCGTACCCTTCGCTCTATTGGGTTTTTAGGTTTCATCATGCTGCTCTATAAATCAGGCCTATTCAAGTGGCTTTTTGAATTGCTGCGCCCTGTGGGTCAAATGGCATTTACCAATTATCTGATGCAATCCTTGATGTGCGGCTTGTTTTTTTATGGGATTGGCTTAGGCTATTATGGTCAACTTGAACGATATGAAATCTACTATGTAGTCGCTGCCGTATGGACAATTCAAATCATTTACAGCAACATCTGGCTTCGCTTTTTCCGGTTTGGTCCTTTTGAATGGGCTTGGCGGAGTTTGACCTATTGGAAGGTGCAGCCGATGTGGCGATAG
- a CDS encoding catechol 1,2-dioxygenase, with translation MQRRNFIKNTALSAISISATGFVHFDGQRYVGDCATTSDILGPFYRPNSPVRNLLAIKGEKGDPITLLGKVLHDDCSTPYKNAKIELWHCDGNGVYDNESKDFKYRGTTYSDDKGNYSFKTILPVPYDAGGGNFRPAHFHMMITAAGYQPLVTQLYFSGDPWVEKDSSSSSPAAKKRILEVQNLTGGSKKVEYNISMAKKLAIEPASMGLLVGNYIAEEDPNNKMELFRKDKQLWIKGDNTNGMPYGVNFEFVGDNTFTFPGMKVEEYSAVFEIGDYGKITMRETYTNDKGEKIVVVYKRVMK, from the coding sequence ATGCAACGCAGAAATTTCATCAAAAACACCGCCCTATCCGCCATCTCCATCAGCGCCACCGGTTTTGTCCATTTCGACGGCCAACGCTACGTAGGCGATTGTGCAACCACCTCAGACATTCTGGGCCCATTTTACCGCCCCAACAGCCCGGTACGAAACCTACTCGCCATCAAAGGGGAAAAAGGCGACCCCATTACTTTGTTGGGAAAGGTGCTCCACGACGATTGCAGCACGCCCTACAAAAATGCCAAGATCGAGCTCTGGCATTGCGACGGCAACGGGGTATACGACAACGAATCCAAGGATTTCAAATACCGGGGCACTACCTACTCCGATGACAAGGGGAATTATTCCTTCAAAACCATCTTACCCGTGCCTTATGATGCCGGAGGTGGAAATTTCCGCCCGGCGCACTTTCACATGATGATTACAGCGGCGGGGTATCAGCCATTGGTGACCCAGCTCTATTTCAGTGGCGACCCCTGGGTGGAAAAGGACAGCAGTTCATCTTCCCCTGCCGCAAAAAAGAGAATCCTGGAGGTCCAAAATTTAACGGGTGGCAGCAAAAAAGTGGAGTACAACATCAGCATGGCCAAAAAACTGGCGATTGAGCCCGCTTCCATGGGCCTCTTGGTGGGCAACTACATCGCTGAAGAAGATCCCAACAACAAGATGGAGCTGTTCAGAAAGGACAAACAACTCTGGATAAAAGGGGACAATACGAATGGGATGCCCTATGGAGTGAACTTTGAATTTGTGGGCGATAATACGTTCACATTTCCTGGCATGAAGGTGGAGGAATATTCCGCTGTTTTTGAAATCGGTGATTACGGGAAGATCACAATGAGGGAAACCTATACGAACGACAAAGGAGAAAAGATTGTGGTGGTGTATAAGCGGGTGATGAAATAG
- a CDS encoding DUF418 domain-containing protein encodes MSASTQAMATAAPVAETQRIDTIDILRGFALLGILLMNIPGFSMADYSFEAFKNDPSGFNFWLYKFIGVFFEGKMRAMFGMVFGAGLLLFIANKGTKGASVHALYYRRMFWLLLFGLIHAHLILWIGEILYLYAVCGMILYLFRNVAAKYLVWAVPIVAIASFVAGTIQYQNIRAKRIAYVAASTAQSQNQTLTATQTKALKEWRTIEKSMIPNREDAKENTRKMKSDYATVAGYLRPLAWDGQTKYLPFDVWDSLALMLLGLALFKWGFLTGAWSTKNYWTVLKIGYGLGLPLVMYSSYYAFLHFTTLEANLARMEQVSINWIGLIYPFQRILIVLGHASALILLAKSGVAQGLCRRLAAVGRMALSNYISHSIICTLFFFGYGLNYFAELEYYQIYFVVLAIWAIQLIVSPIWLKYFLFGPLEWLWRCLTYWKMQPMWRTASVPNLVSPAS; translated from the coding sequence ATGTCAGCAAGCACTCAAGCAATGGCTACTGCCGCCCCCGTTGCGGAAACCCAGCGCATCGACACCATCGACATCCTCCGAGGCTTTGCCCTGTTGGGCATTTTATTGATGAATATTCCCGGCTTTTCCATGGCCGATTATTCGTTTGAAGCCTTCAAAAACGACCCCAGCGGCTTCAATTTTTGGCTCTATAAATTCATCGGAGTCTTCTTTGAAGGCAAGATGCGTGCCATGTTCGGCATGGTGTTTGGGGCAGGTTTACTGCTGTTCATTGCCAATAAAGGAACCAAAGGCGCTTCTGTTCATGCACTGTACTATCGGCGCATGTTTTGGCTCCTGCTCTTCGGTTTGATCCATGCTCACCTCATCCTTTGGATTGGCGAGATCCTGTACCTCTACGCCGTTTGTGGCATGATCCTGTACTTGTTCCGCAATGTGGCAGCCAAATACCTGGTGTGGGCGGTGCCTATCGTTGCCATCGCAAGTTTTGTAGCTGGAACCATTCAATACCAAAACATCCGGGCAAAACGCATCGCCTATGTAGCAGCAAGTACTGCCCAAAGCCAAAATCAAACCCTCACGGCAACCCAAACCAAGGCATTGAAAGAATGGCGAACAATAGAAAAGAGCATGATCCCCAACCGGGAAGATGCCAAAGAAAATACCCGTAAAATGAAGTCGGATTATGCTACTGTGGCAGGCTACCTGCGCCCACTGGCCTGGGACGGTCAAACCAAATACTTGCCATTTGATGTATGGGATTCGCTGGCCTTAATGCTCCTGGGTTTGGCGCTTTTCAAATGGGGTTTCCTTACCGGTGCCTGGTCAACCAAGAACTACTGGACAGTACTAAAAATTGGTTACGGTTTGGGTTTGCCCTTAGTGATGTACAGCAGTTATTACGCCTTCCTTCACTTCACAACCCTCGAAGCCAACCTCGCCCGCATGGAGCAAGTGTCCATCAACTGGATTGGTTTGATTTATCCATTCCAGCGCATTTTGATCGTTTTGGGCCATGCTTCGGCATTGATTCTGCTGGCCAAATCGGGCGTAGCTCAGGGCTTGTGTCGCCGTTTGGCCGCGGTGGGGCGCATGGCTTTGAGCAACTACATTTCGCATTCGATTATTTGCACGCTATTCTTCTTTGGCTATGGCTTGAACTACTTCGCCGAGCTGGAGTATTACCAGATCTATTTCGTCGTGCTGGCCATCTGGGCCATCCAGTTGATCGTAAGCCCGATTTGGTTGAAGTATTTTTTGTTTGGCCCGCTGGAGTGGCTGTGGCGATGTTTGACCTATTGGAAAATGCAGCCAATGTGGAGAACCGCTTCAGTTCCTAACCTCGTTTCGCCCGCGTCCTAA